In Hydractinia symbiolongicarpus strain clone_291-10 chromosome 4, HSymV2.1, whole genome shotgun sequence, the following proteins share a genomic window:
- the LOC130641898 gene encoding uncharacterized protein LOC130641898: MATAVQPLPFPDAHTFHQQRQPRQAQQHQTYTAAIPFFPDANAIIGNTQPNLFKQINIIPGLDAENAVVDTGVKLVRPTGTQGQISSNTAAANDYDGKRMRRSIQRRTVDYNASAIQTIKHRLYRRSILQKPIVQPDPLYYLNIVQPQSIRFNPINSVTTRFVRASTNKVRCPVFTVAWTPEGRRVVTGTSSGEFTLWNGLTFNFETILQAHESAVRAMQWSHNDMWLLSGDHNGVIKYWQSNMNNVKMIQAHTDPIRGLSFCPTDNKFVTCSDDGLLKIWDFYRCVEENALRGHGADVKCVDWHPSKSIIASGSKDSQQPLKLWDPKSGISLATIHGHKSTVMDLDWNKNGNWLLTGSRDRLVKVFDIRVMKEMFTLRGHKKEAASVNWHPIYEEMFASGGSDGSIMFWLLGCEKELGVMENAHDGMIWDLKWHPLGHILCSGSNDHTTKFWTRNRPGDKMRDKYNLNILPTGFEDDYEYELPNNSQSEGDTTAHDSTLNSTVMSTDTPVKAATVVNGIDKSDLESPIVKALLEQTSLEVTKRSSKETPAQIFTVSQLRPTAPAFKIEADKQKQALEEVERLEKRRERQLRRGSDKGSKRRRAHHDDVAAANAPSLLDLNIAPPDFLKNHDWEDDSQDAPFIGDAKFREGPSADHAVEEQQRSSNRGRTESQGPPKHNNNQRSFDAPPTSQYNGQHDSKNLNHRRPQGNEPRFDGPPSHSNSEMNHHFGRPDFNHTNDRLNNFDGGEPNRYGETNNSYKPHPQYRNDGNNVMNDRPPRFDKRNEFHPHHRWEEERMNDRWFNGDNRGRDGNLDARPNMRDDGRR; encoded by the exons ATGGCCACTGCCGTGCAACCCTTGCCTTTTCCGGATGCTCATACGTTTCATCAACAACGTCAACCAAGACAAGCTCAACAACATCAAACCTACACTGCTGCTATCCCCTTTTTTCCTGATGCAAATGCAATCATTGGCAATACACAGCCAAATTTGTTCAAGCAGATAAATATTATCCCAGGTCTTGATGCTGAAAATGCAGTAGTGGATAcag gtGTAAAATTGGTCAGACCAACTGGTACCCAAGGTCAAATTTCGTCCAACACAGCTGCAGCAAACGATTATGATGGAAAACGCATGCGACGCTCAATACAACGAAGGACTGTAGATTACAATGCATCAGCTATTCAAACTATAAAA CATCGTCTTTACAGGCGATCCATATTACAAAAGCCCATAGTACAGCCGGATCCGTTGTATTATCTAAAT ATTGTACAACCACAAAGCATTCGTTTTAATCCCATAAATTCTGTCACCACAAGATTTGTTCGAGCGTCAACAAATAAAGTCAGATGTCCAGTGTTTACTGTTGCT TGGACACCAGAAGGAAGGCGTGTTGTAACTGGAACAAGTAGCGGAGAATTCACATTGTGGAATGGACTTACCTTTAACTTTGAAACTATTTTGCAG GCTCATGAATCAGCTGTTCGAGCGATGCAGTGGAGTCATAATGACATGTGGTTATTATCAGGTGATCACAATGGTGTTATCAAATATTGGCAAAGCAACATGAACAACGTGAAGATGATTCAAGCACACACAGACCCCATTCGTGGTTTAAG TTTTTGTCCCACTGACAATAAATTTGTAACTTGCTCTGACGATGGTTTGCTGAAAATATGGGATTTTTACCGCTGCGTCGAAGAGAATGCTCTAAGAG GTCATGGAGCCGATGTTAAGTGTGTTGATTGGCATCCATCAAAATCTATTATAGCATCAGGGAGTAAAGACAGTCAGCAACCTCTCAAACTGTGGGATCCCAAATCAGGAATTAGTCTTGCAACCAT TCACGGACACAAATCCACTGTGATGGATCTCGACTGGAATAAAAATGGCAACTGGCTACTGACTGGCTCACGTGATCGCTTGGTTAAAGTTTTCGACATTCGCGTCATGAAGGAAATGTTTACGTTACGAGGACACAAAAAAGAGGCTGCGT CGGTGAATTGGCATCCAATATATGAAGAAATGTTTGCCAGTGGTGGTTCTGATGGGTCCATTATGTTTTGGTTACTTGG ATGTGAAAAAGAGCTTGGTGTCATGGAAAACGCACACGATGGAATGATCTGGGATTTAAAATGGCATCCATTAGGTCATATCTTATGCTCTGGATCAAACGATCACACAAC aaaattctgGACGCGTAACCGACCAGGAGATAAAATGCGAGATAAATATAACTTAAACATTCTTCCAACAGGTTTTGAAGATGATTACG aatatgaGCTTCCAAACAACTCACAGTCAGAAGGAGACACAACAGCACATGATTCGACACTAAATTCAACTGTAATGTCCACTGATACTCCTGTCAAAG CTGCTACGGTAGTGAATGGTATTGATAAAAGCGACTTAGAATCCCCAATTGTGAAAGCTTTGCTGGAACAGACAAGTCTGGAAGTAACAAAGCGATCAAGCAAAGAAACTCCT gcGCAGATATTCACTGTATCACAGCTTAGACCAACAGCTCCAGCTTTTAAAATTGAAGCGGACAAGCAAAAACAGGCCTTAGAAGAAGTGGAGAGACTAGAAAAGAGAAGAGAGCGACAGTTAAGAAGAGGATCCGATAAAGGGAGTAAAC GCCGAAGAGCTCACCACGACGATGTGGCAGCTGCGAATGCTCCATCCTTACTAGACTTAAATATTGCACCTCctgactttttaaaaaatcacgATTGGGAGGACGATTCACAAGACGCACCATTTATCGGCGATGCGAAATTTAGAGAGGGTCCTTCAGCTGATCATGCCGTCGAAGAACAGCAGAGGAGTTCTAACCGAGGTAGAACCGAATCACAAGGACCGCCAAAACATAACAATAATCAACGATCATTTGACGCTCCACCCACTTCCCAGTATAATGGCCAACATGATTCGAAAAACTTAAATCATAGGCGACCACAAGGTAACGAACCGAGATTTGATGGACCACCGTCGCATAGCAACAGTGAGATGAACCATCACTTTGGTCGGCCTGATTTTAACCATACAAATGATAGACTGAATAATTTCGATGGAGGCGAGCCTAACCGCTACGGCGAGACGAATAACTCTTATAAGCCTCATCCGCAATACAGAAATGATGGTAATAACGTGATGAATGATCGGCCGCCTAGGTTTGATAAGCGAAACGAATTTCATCCTCATCACCGGTGGGAAGAAGAGCGAATGAATGACAGATGGTTTAACGGCGACAACCGTGGTCGTGACGGTAATTTAGACGCACGTCCTAACATGAGGGACGACGGAAGGAGGTGA